From Anopheles arabiensis isolate DONGOLA chromosome 3, AaraD3, whole genome shotgun sequence, a single genomic window includes:
- the LOC120901372 gene encoding uncharacterized protein LOC120901372: MEKSLMVAIALGQYETVRAALERSSPDLDYQDAACDGNSALHLAVLAKHNKTRLIELLIEAGADCDLRNHDDLTPVELALANGSQYVAEFALSRELDGVPDEEGLRRLIRRGSVELLRIFLEKRAFDIHTKMKLFASILDELSVKGVPIERSMSVFLEYELIAHSYEGRPGGGAGSKRAAVKGKAAAGANKTEADRRVELVLSYTKYLSERYDPDNLNDLDDGFVVRLRALCECLHYLDGVERWPQLKQVPVGELSYLCGVLLAILEKSAGFEMYKLVLNKHMMVRFLRAVAEELEVLVRPSSDHHQPTVRLFQWTPQLLLDLIACIRDQKLSQYVARRQRACEALHRIATSNGPLTPADEALVQRELGRRELTTLQDSKWGVADYVAYLRSEQRTTALTVGQLWHRTHPKLRLPKRQVAYVASRRELLAKVRAARQLAELSRGKVKLLEREAAARELKGSVACRTVRRRNRAVFGRLRRTYEQVRQMHTVKQIAYYVENALVLDLDDQANASLCSMAIQRVLQYIGQVGEEATNLRRPTFARMLTNLLDHVLSPLVNTGTTPQQFDLRDNFTPHCTVGKYFLSKALTLEQVRTIQDRLKPVYRFCLYAIHIQLIEAYKSFLGTAYRLGNVTQLRSYARYIGEYNLHTLSHIKFEHVFYDERETGRIVQELKKMYLGMANELKLLSFIEKNIHFRFYHMQYHQTRLRVTLANFATVYRALKANGDFGCVRRLVHSYLRQSYQKYDISRSISISDANLALKELLRPYSSLSENEESLQVVRHLEELQRLMDPDRLFGINLGRRECASAHDPAARYGKFTRKMLQDLSAPPLSDEEFEQLHERLSRTSYGNIFLLQQRYKTVEEFFRTKGLALEAGQLQAHRKQDEELLQELFDSRVNEVVEMLEKFDCTDVETVSEAIEELPPAVQFALEYGLVELLEILATVGRIEPMHWNFQSTVLSGCRLKGFLAGGHESLVLEAVTRKSSATIFLNVLAFKQRAFQLYSGEPHTASCKSVFCWAQKYASRLQWIEQQQALFEAVRSGSINVSALRQQVQKGVAIDGQLLGALMPNESCRYGLIDAAIAGDFRAMIDLLTGVPQSSERTQLLQYLLRRTAKSHFLDERLEEMKESDHRMLVLYLCLFHGDVALFRKHLKRFNASDELHLFVNSEDHRFVRELLNGMHDYDWSRADGNGMTILHKLVNAGNLAAVEHLIGKMSRKQLNALCSMKYSALNLAARLNLLDIVRVLVGAKVSLNVMSEDEKLPVYWLIQYGNPRSVVRQTIDAATELTAFSGELCLLHRAIEYDNEDVLRYLIEECKVDPSRIYSNCNNVLHVAAGFDRCRILRYLLTLPGLRKIVNNCNLVKNSPLHVACKEGYVRSARILLEEGGASTDACGEYGLNALAFALYTNNGRLVRCLFRQEASIGGALSSDFQPINMAIRNGNLRMLELLLRRGVDVNSAPLCFINAVCAESRDIVRLLIERGARHVNHRDEFCQTALHVCVERDQVEMARDLIRAGAQINAKNRTGATPLHLAVQRGNVRLVQLLLDHKCSIDELNYNGETPLIRAVVSNNLPLVRILLNNGASIERLRNSEPPVLLYLVQENHEEVLDYLLEHYQQFDANEQDAYGNTLLYVATQHNHINIVKLLVGKYGARANPTNHKQLTPLMIARVKAYKEIFHFLEARLVEE; encoded by the coding sequence ATGGAGAAGAGTCTGATGGTAGCGATTGCGCTTGGCCAGTACGAGACGGTACGGGCGGCGCTCGAACGGTCCAGCCCCGATCTGGACTACCAGGATGCGGCCTGCGATGGCAACAGTGCGCTGCATCTGGCCGTTCTCgcgaaacacaacaaaacgcgCCTGATCGAGCTGCTGATCGAGGCGGGCGCCGATTGCGATCTGCGCAACCATGACGACCTGACGCCGGTGGAGTTGGCCCTGGCGAACGGGTCCCAGTATGTGGCGGAGTTTGCACTGTCCCGCGAGCTGGACGGTGTGCCGGACGAGGAGGGCCTGCGGCGGCTGATCCGCCGCGGGTCGGTGGAGCTGCTGCGGATATTTCTGGAGAAGCGTGCGTTCGACATACACACCAAGATGAAACTGTTCGCCTCGATACTGGACGAGCTGAGCGTGAAGGGCGTCCCGATCGAGCGGTCGATGAGCGTTTTTCTGGAGTACGAGCTGATTGCGCACAGCTACGAAGGTCGtcccggtggtggtgctggatcGAAGCGGGCGGCAGTGAAGGGAAAAGCGGCCGCCGGAGCGAACAAAACAGAGGCTGATAGGCGTGTAGAGTTAGTGCTAAGCTATACCAAATACTTGAGCGAGCGGTACGACCCGGACAACCTGAACGATCTGGACGATGGGTTCGTGGTGCGGCTGCGGGCGCTCTGCGAGTGTTTGCACTATCTGGACGGAGTGGAGCGTTGGCCACAGCTCAAACAGGTCCCGGTCGGCGAGCTGAGCTATCTGTGCGGCGTGCTGCTCGCGATACTGGAGAAGAGCGCCGGCTTCGAGATGTACAAGCTCGTGCTGAACAAGCACATGATGGTGCGGTTTTTGCGCGCAGTGGCGGAGGAGCTGGAGGTGCTGGTGCGCCCCTCCAGCGACCACCATCAACCTACCGTTCGATTGTTCCAGTGGACGccgcagctgctgctcgatctCATCGCGTGCATCCGCGACCAGAAGCTGTCACAGTACGTCGCACGAAGACAGCGCGCCTGCGAGGCGCTCCACCGAATCGCCACGTCCAACGGGCCGCTCACGCCCGCCGACGAAGCGCTGGTGCAGCGCGAGCTGGGACGCCGGGAGCTCACCACCCTGCAGGACAGCAAATGGGGCGTCGCGGACTACGTCGCCTACCTGCGGTCCGAACAGCGGACGACCGCGCTCACGGTCGGGCAGCTTTGGCACCGGACCCATCCGAAGCTCCGCCTCCCGAAGCGACAGGTGGCGTACGTGGCGAGCAGGCGCGAACTGCTCGCGAAGGTTCGGGCCGCCCGCCAGCTGGCCGAGCTAAGCCGCGGCAAGGTGAAGCTGCTCGAGCGCGAGGCCGCCGCCCGGGAGCTGAAGGGATCGGTCGCGTGCAGGACGGTGCGGCGCCGCAATCGGGCCGTGTTCGGGCGGCTGCGGCGCACGTACGAGCAGGTCCGGCAGATGCACACGGTCAAGCAGATTGCGTACTACGTGGAGAATGCGCTCGTGCTCGATCTGGACGATCAGGCGAACGCGTCGCTCTGCTCGATGGCGATCCAGCGCGTCCTGCAGTACATTGGGCAGGTTGGGGaggaagcgacgaacctgcgGCGGCCGACCTTCGCCCGCATGCTGACCAATCTGCTCGATCATGTGCTTTCCCCGCTGGTCAACACCGGCACCACACCGCAGCAGTTCGATCTGCGCGATAACTTCACGCCGCACTGTACCGTGGGGAAGTATTTCCTCAGCAAAGCGCTCACGCTGGAGCAGGTCCGCACGATCCAGGACCGGCTGAAGCCCGTCTACCGGTTCTGCCTGTACGCCATCCACATCCAGCTGATCGAGGCGTACAAATCGTTCCTCGGGACGGCTTACCGGTTGGGCAACGTGACGCAGCTCCGCTCGTACGCCCGCTACATCGGCGAGTACAATCTGCACACCCTGAGCCACATCAAGTTCGAACACGTGTTCTACGACGAGCGGGAAACGGGGCGCATCGTGCAGGAGCTGAAGAAGATGTACCTCGGCATGGCGAACGAGCTGAAGCTGCTGTCGTTCATCGAGAAGAACATCCACTTCCGGTTTTACCACATGCAGTACCACCAGACGCGGCTGCGCGTCACGCTCGCGAACTTTGCGACCGTGTACCGGGCGCTGAAAGCGAACGGGGACTTTGGCTGTGTGCGCCGGCTGGTGCATTCGTATCTGCGCCAGTCCTACCAGAAGTACGACATTTCGCGCTCGATCTCCATCTCCGACGCGAATCTGGCTCTGAAGGAGCTGCTCCGGCCGTATAGTAGTTTGAGCGAGAACGAGGAATCACTGCAGGTGGTGCGCCATCTCGAGGAGCTGCAGCGTCTGATGGATCCCGATCGACTGTTTGGCATCAATTTGGGGCGCCGGGAGTGTGCTTCGGCGCACGATCCGGCCGCTCGGTACGGCAAGTTCACCCGCAAAATGCTACAAGACCTCAGCGCACcaccgctcagcgacgaaGAGTTCGAGCAGCTGCACGAGCGGTTGAGTCGCACGAGCTACGGCAACATCTTCCTGCTCCAGCAGCGCTACAAAACGGTGGAGGAGTTCTTCCGCACGAAGGGACTGGCACTGGAGGCCGGGCAGCTGCAGGCGCATCGAAAACAGGACGAGGAGCTGCTGCAAGAGCTGTTCGACTCGCGCGTGAATGAGGTGgtggaaatgttggaaaagttTGACTGTACCGATGTGGAGACGGTTTCGGAAGCGATCGAGGAACTGCCGCCGGCGGTGCAGTTCGCGCTCGAGTACGGGCTGGTCGAACTGCTCGAAATTCTCGCCACGGTTGGGCGGATTGAACCAATGCACTGGAACTTCCAGTCGACCGTGTTGAGTGGGTGCCGGCTGAAGGGTTTCCTTGCGGGAGGCCATGAATCGCTCGTGCTCGAGGCAGTCACGCGCAAGTCTTCCGCCACGATCTTCCTGAACGTGCTCGCGTTCAAGCAGCGCGCATTTCAGCTGTACAGCGGTGAACCGCACACTGCTAGCTGCAAGTCGGTGTTCTGTTGGGCGCAAAAGTACGCCTCACGGTTGCAGTGGATCGAGCAACAGCAAGCCCTGTTCGAAGCGGTCCGTTCGGGCAGCATTAACGTAAGCGCCTTGCGCCAACAGGTCCAGAAAGGTGTGGCAATCGATGGCCAACTGCTGGGCGCACTGATGCCCAACGAATCGTGCCGGTACGGGCTGATCGATGCAGCCATTGCGGGTGATTTCCGTGCCATGATCGACCTGCTGACGGGCGTTCCGCAAAGCAGCGAACGTACCCAGCTGCTGCAGTATCTTCTACGGCGCACCGCAAAGTCTCACTTTTTAGACGAGCGTTTGGAGGAGATGAAAGAATCGGATCACCGCATGCTGGTGCTGTATCTCTGTCTGTTCCACGGGGATGTGGCGCTGTTCCGGAAGCATCTGAAACGTTTTAACGCATCCGACGAGCTGCATCTGTTTGTGAACTCCGAGGATCATCGGTTCGTACGGGAGTTGCTGAACGGAATGCACGACTACGATTGGAGTCGAGCCGATGGGAACGGGATGACCATTCTGCACAAGCTGGTGAACGCAGGCAACCTTGCAGCGGTTGAGCATCTCATCGGAAAGATGTCTCGGAAGCAACTGAACGCTCTGTGCAGCATGAAGTACAGCGCACTGAATCTGGCGGCTCGTTTGAATCTGCTCGACATTGTGCGGGTGCTGGTCGGTGCCAAGGTCAGTCTGAACGTGATGAGCGAGGACGAGAAGCTGCCGGTCTACTGGTTGATTCAGTACGGCAATCCACGCTCGGTTGTACGGCAGACGATCGATGCTGCCACCGAGCTGACCGCTTTCTCGGGCGAACTGTGTCTGCTGCACCGGGCGATCGAGTACGACAACGAGGACGTGTTGCGGTACCTGATCGAGGAGTGCAAGGTCGATCCGAGCCGCATCTACTCGAACTGCAACAACGTGCTGCACGTGGCGGCCGGGTTCGATCGGtgtcgcatcctgcgctatCTGCTGACGCTGCCCGGGCTGCGCAAGATCGTGAACAACTGCAATCTGGTGAAGAACAGTCCGCTGCATGTGGCTTGCAAGGAGGGATACGTACGCTCGGCCAGGATACTGCTCGAGGAGGGCGGCGCCAGTACGGACGCTTGCGGGGAGTATGGGCTGAATGCGCTCGCGTTCGCCCTGTACACGAACAACGGGCGGCTGGTGCGGTGTTTGTTCCGGCAGGAGGCTTCGATCGGCGGTGCGCTCAGCTCCGACTTTCAGCCGATCAATATGGCGATCCGGAATGGGAACTTGCGCatgctggagctgctgttgcggcGCGGCGTCGACGTGAACAGTGCGCCACTGTGCTTTATCAACGCGGTGTGCGCAGAGTCGCGCGACATTGTGCGGTTGCTGATCGAGCGGGGCGCCAGGCACGTGAACCATCGCGATGAGTTCTGTCAAACGGCGCTGCACGTCTGCGTGGAGCGGGATCAGGTCGAGATGGCGCGCGATCTTATTCGAGCCGGGGCGCAAATCAACGCGAAGAATCGGACCGGGGCGACACCGCTCCATCTGGCGGTGCAGCGCGGCAATGTGCGgctggtgcagctgctgctagACCACAAATGTTCGATCGATGAGCTAAACTACAACGGGGAAACACCCTTGATCCGGGCGGTGGTCAGCAACAATCTGCCGCTGGTACGGATACTGCTCAACAATGGGGCGAGCATCGAGCGGCTGCGCAACAGTGAACCGCCGGTGCTGCTCTACCTGGTGCAGGAAAACCACGAGGAGGTGCTGGATTATCTGCTCGAGCACTACCAGCAGTTCGATGCGAACGAGCAGGACGCGTACGGCAACACGCTGCTGTACGTCGCGACCCAGCACAACCATATCAACATCGTGAAGCTGCTGGTCGGGAAGTATGGAGCGCGGGCGAACCCGACGAACCACAAGCAGCTGACGCCGCTCATGATCGCTCGCGTGAAGGCGTACAAGGAGATCTTTCACTTTCTGGAGGCGCGGCTCGTGGAGGAGTAG